Proteins encoded by one window of Mus musculus strain C57BL/6J chromosome 10, GRCm38.p6 C57BL/6J:
- the Mrpl54 gene encoding 39S ribosomal protein L54, mitochondrial precursor, whose product MAAAHLLRASRVWARWHPRALPVLRRPGGFSIREYAKKPVGKGGKGGVAAEALKDPEVCTDPTQLTTHAMGVNIYKEGQDVALKADSEYPTWLFQVNLGPPKKLEELEPESREYWRLLRKQNIWRHNRLSKNKKL is encoded by the exons ATGGCGGCCGCCCATCTCCTCCGGGCTTCCCGGGTGTGGGCCCGCTGGCATCCCCGGGCGCTCCCGGTCCTCAGAAGACCTGGAGGATTCTCTATCCGGGAATATGCTAAAAAGCCAG TTGGCAAGGGCGGCAAGGGCGGCGTGGCCGCTGAGGCCCTGAAGGACCCCGAGGTGTGCACAGACCCCACTCAGCTCACCACACATGCCATGGGGGTCAACATCTACAAGGAAGGCCAGGATGTGGCCCTGAAGGCAGACTCCGAGTACCCCACATG GCTGTTCCAGGTGAACTTGGGTCCCCCCAAAAAGCTAGAGGAACTAGAACCAGAGTCCCGAGAGTACTGGCGACTACTTCGCAAACAGAATATCTGGCGCCACAACCGGCTGAGCAAGAACAAGAAGCTGTAG